Genomic window (Syngnathus typhle isolate RoL2023-S1 ecotype Sweden linkage group LG4, RoL_Styp_1.0, whole genome shotgun sequence):
TCTCTCGAGGCACTTCATATTAGCACGTGTTAATCCCCGCTTTGGATTTGATGGATGAGGGGACCGATATAAACAAATACTCCAGCGGCACCTTCTGGGTGCTGAAGTTCTGAAGGGCGCATTTGCGGAATGAGTGGCTGGCTGTTGATGGTTGAAGCTGGAGTGACACTTGCTGCTGGGTGATCAAGCTGATCCGCCAAGGAGTCACTGCTCCTGCTGTTCCTGCTTCTGCTTCTGCTCCACAGGGCAGGTTAGCCTTTGTGGTGATCTTCTTCCATATTCAGCTTGTCCttagcgcagtgcttctcaaatagtggggcgcgccccccaaggggggcgcggtgctattcctgggggggcgcgtgtgaccctggggaacaggctttttttttggcagtactagaataaagtgtaattgcgcgtttactacagcagggggcagtggcgctctcattgttacttctgtcacgtttgcgacagtgcaacattttacgacttacaagacaagttaggatagtcacggtggggagggggggcgcgaatagttttcttcttgctagggggggggcgtaacagaaaataattgagaagcactgccttagcgCCATTTGAAAGCTTTCATTTCCCTCCCACTTCTATGTTGAGGTAGCTGCAGATGAATACGTTTGGATTGTACATTTTCAATGTCTCATGACTCACGCCGTATTCTGACATAAAAGCCTTTTATTCGAGACTATTTATATCCAGAGAGGAAAAGAAACCTTGAGTGGTCGGACAGGAACCATCAGTAGATGGTTTCAGAGACGGTGCCATTAACATCTTATTGTGTTTCAATGATACCACCGTTTCAAAATTCCGCAGCTGCTGTCCAAGGTAGCTGAAGAAAACTTGCCCGGATTCTTTACCCTTGATCGCAAATTGCTTTTGCAACGATAATGTCGATCAAATATAACAGAAACTATATATATAAGGCGGTAATttgaaaacaaccaaaaaataGCATTTGTGGTACCCATCAACTTGTTTGAATCCAGCAGAAAGTATGTCGTGAAGAGTGTAGGCCATTAAAATCAACCAAATAAAGTAAcacgtaaaaaagaaaaagatccaGGCAATCAGTGAGAGCATAATTTTGTTGAAAACGGCTTGAGAAAATAAACGGACGTCTGACACAGTACGTGCGTCACTAGCGCTATTTCAGGTCCTTTCGACCCCGCAATCACTCTTCCAGTTCAGACGACAAGACGGCTGGAAAGCTGGAAAGCAATAATTTCAAAACGAGGCGCAGCGGGAATAAATGCATGCAAAATATGGAAAGAGGGTgggcgcttttttattttttttcttacctccaATCAGTGGAAAATTAGAAGTCCCGACAGGAAATCTTAGTAACAGGAAATAACAGAAGAAATAATACTTTTTGCAATAATACGAAACTGCAATAATTAGCCTGCAAAAATTGAACGATTGTGAACGATTGACACGCAAATGATATGTCAGTATAATAAGTACATTTAAAGTACTGGTATTGCTAttatttatgattataaagaaAAAATTAACAAGACTCCTTCAGCCCACCGTCATCCATCCTTGACACATTTGCATGTTGGCTCCACCACAGCGTTCGTTCGGTCTTAACAGAAAAAGATTATGAATAGCAATGATGACTCATTTTCCCACTGTCCCACAAAAATTATTCACACATCTAAAAGTAACAGCTACAATGCGACATTACCGCTCCAACGTTTGTTGTCCGGGTGGCTCTGGCTTAAGATGACAATACCCCCCCACAACCTCCCCCacttggacacacacacaccagagtCCACCACGGCTCTCTCAGTGAACACAAGATGAGACAAGTGGCCTCTGGCATCAGTCATGAACTCCCCTTGAGTGGGATGAGACTGGCTGTCCTTGAGTGGGCAAACTTGTTTTGAGGTCATGGAGGCCAGAGAaccatattaccgtattttccggactataaggcgcaccttcaatgaatggcccattttaaaactttatccttatataaggcgcaccggactataaggcgcaccattaatgcatcatgtcagatttttaatccaaatcaaatcattctccattttgtcttttttatttcaacttcagacacaacaaatgactttataatcacaaaataatgatccatagactttttgattcatgattcatagtcttcagcgggccacgtatgattgatttcatcacacaatgctttggggtagtttaaatttaggaatttggtccgtatataaggcgcaccggactataaggcgcactgttgccTTTTGAGAAAgaattaggtttttaggtgcgccttatagtccagaaaatatggTAGTTTGACAACAAGTCATTTACCTCACTATcaatatttgattaaaaaaataaataaatattgcagTAGGTGGTTGGAAGCCAGTCAATTTTCCAACCCATCCAAATGTTTTTCCCGTCGCCAAGTTTCAtaataaaaagtaaacaaagaCAAAGGGCACAATGACCCGATGACCAAATAAATCCCCCAGTTGTTGGTTTCTCTATTTTTACGGCCTTTTGTAACAGTGGAACATTTTGGGGCCGTTATAATCACGCCAATCATGGTTTAAACAAAGTGCACGCTTATCTGCCGTCAAAACACAGCTCCATAAACACTAATTGGATGGAAAGAATCCGAGGGGCAGAATCAGCAGGCTGTGAACTCGGCAGCTGTTACGCCGTTTGTTTTTCAAAGCCACGCAGATTGACCAGCACCCGAGCGCCTCTGATTACCGTTTTTACGGGACGCTGCTTGTCCAACATGGGGCCAAGGCTTGGTCACACCTAATGAACGGTGACTGGAAAGCCTTGCAAGTGGTGCTGTCAACACCAGGACATAAATAAAGCTAAAGATAGGGCGACGCGGCTTGGGCCAAGCCTTCTGGTCAGACGGAGGCTTTTTATAGAATCACTCTGATTTATAAAAGGCTGACCGGGACTATTTTTACCCGATGGGCTTGGGGGGGATAGCGATCTTGGAAACTTGTGATGCGTTTGCGAGCATGACTGACCCCCCTGACTCGAACGTGTTGGTGTGGTGGTGGCTTGCAGATAGTGTGGATGAGGCACGACCCTGTGATGTCCTGGAGAACCTCCAAGAGGCTGATCACATGGCTCTCTCCTTAACGCTCATGTTTATTGGGGACTTAGTCTGGGAATGCCTCACTAATAAAGCGTTGCATAAACATCCAAACGGAAGATCTCCGCTCTCGGGGCTCTATTTTCATCGAGGTTCTGGCAAACAGAGGGCGGGCGggtcttctgacattttggtgGCAGGAATGTGTTTAAACCTGCTTGACCCGTGTCTAAATATTGGCGCGATGTTTAGTGAATATGTCTGCGTGGGTATATATCATTTTATTCCATTCATATTTCATCAATCCTTTTGaagaaattaattttaaaaGAATTGGAAATTAATTCACTGaaggcattattattattattattattattattattattattattattattattattattattattattattattattattattattattattattattattattgttaagatcttaaaatcaaccgAAATCTGTAAACCAAATGTCTGACAGTGATTTTAAACAGACATGTATAAAATGAATATGCCCGTGATACAATTCTTGGTGCGTTGCTATAGCGACCCCGGAACAAACATCCAAGCCCGGTCTTACTCACTACTCAGAGAGATTTAACGATCATTCATTGAGGTCTGCCGATTTATAAAGCCGACTACAAACATCCCGTGCTTCCGGTCGGTGTAACCGGAATATTCGCGTGTTAAGGGTCAGAGTGCAAAGGTCACACTTAACCCTCTGCTAGCCTACAAACACTCATAAAACCAAGGCCACATTTTCAGAGGGAAACACTGAGATCAAAACATTTATGGCCTCAGGCGAGTACAGAATTACAAATCATGACCTTGCCTCCATGAGTGTGGTGCCGTTTTCTCCAAACAGACCACCAAGGGAGGGTGAAACTCATCTCTGTGACCTCTGTGATTTATTGTATTATAGTGAGCGAACCAAGGCCCTTGGCTGTCAACTCTAATTCTAATTATACACAGTCTGCTGTTAGTGGCAACTTTTTATCACTCTACCTTAAACTTGACCCTGAACCTGGCTGAAAACCAAATGTCAGCATCCATGAGGTCCAGGGGTCGCACGGAAACCAAGGTTTACCGAGTATCGAGCCAAACAACACAGAGACTAAATGAAGGCATCCGAACCAAAACAGAAACACTTGTCACCAGAAAGATTTGAACCGGTCGGATATTTTTACGAGATGCTTTTATTTCCTGACAAGGTGATGCAGATGGATCACGGGCTCGGAGAGAAGTAGGGGAGATATGAGTGGGCCTCGAGTTTGCGCTGTGTTGCTCTGCTGTTTGTATCCACGGCAACTGCGCAGTGACTGCTTCGACAGATAGCCGCTGTCCTTGCCAATAATGACAAAGGAACGTTTCTTGACAGCATGATTTGCGTACACAAACTACTAATGTAATATTTGTGTTACTCTTGAAAATAACcgggaaaaaaaattctaaaactTTACAGTGTTTCACAATTTACAATATATTTTCGACCGGTAACCCCGAATATTTAGTACACAGGTCGCATTTGTGATCCGACGTGAGGTGAAAAAGTCACTCGTTAAACAATTTGTCAtcatttttcagcatcagcactCTTTCTCCCCACATAGTTTTGCCCTTAACGATTTGGTCAGAGGTCATCGAGAGCAAATATTACCTCCGACAAGCGCAAAGACCGAGCTAAATATATGCGTGACTGATTCTATTTCTGAGCCCTGACTGTAATGCCTTAGAGCACGATCGATTTTGGCCGGGGATGATGTGCTTGGTCGGGTATTCTCAGTCTCAATAAAGCTTCCTGGTTCTAATTTGGTCAGGTTATTTGAGAATGTGTGTTAAATTTACCTCACACATGCCCACTCTCATTCCTTATTTATTAGTGCGCTAACAGGTTTATTTCCATTGCCATCAGCATTTAGATGCCGAGGAAACTTATGCAAACAATAATGCTGATTTTTAATAAATACATATTGAAGGGTGGCAAGGTCAAATGTTATTGAaagtttgagggggggggggggaaacttgCCAGTTCagctttcttttgttgttggttaATACGGTATACAAACTGCATGAAGCTCAAAGGGTGCGTCAAACAATCATTTTACAAATAAGAGTTTATTCCTGGTCATGTTTGCAAACGTAAATTAGGAGATGCTGCCATCTACAGGACAACTCAAGTCTGCAGCAACAAATACAGTACAACACACCATACGCGTTAAAGCATCAGTAAATGGGGAAAATGACAGCAAGTAAACattcagtaaaaataaaaataaaaagcttttgCAAATCATTCTATTCAATATTTACGTTACACACAACATCCCGATTTCATTGGAATTGGATGCTAATAATCAATGTACATGAAATTTTCCCAAACGCTGGCTAAAATAGGCGAAATAaaacatatcttttttttttagattttaaaTAACTTTTATTAATCCGTTGGTACTTGACAAGCTCCCGCTGACAAATTGCACTGCGTGTGTCGAATGTGACGTGGCGAAAGCGGTTTCCCTTTTACCTAAACACAAACAGATACCATGGCAGCAACTAAAGCAGCCAAAGAACAGAAGTACGACAGGCAACTCAGGTAATTGATCTTTAAATGCCCTACTATATGCCGCTACATTATTACGCAATTGTCTCAATCAACAATAAAGCAATGGTGAATTAAGCACACCGCGCGGAAATGAAGGCGCTAGCATTAGCAGCTGTGCTATATGCAACCTCGGCTAAATAAACAGCGCCATTGGTTCCGTTTAAAAGTGTCCATTGTTTGTATTTGCTTATGCGCATACAATGTGTGTTTACTAGAACTAGTTACATCCTTCTTTCCCCTGCTATAGGGTTATTAGGTCAAGATTGTTCGTCTGAATGAGCAGTCCTAATTGTTCATTGCAGTCAACATTTGTCCTTCCATTTTAAATGGTGATGGATGAACGCTGTGTGCTTCCAGATTATGGGGCGACCATGGTCAAGAAGCTCTTGAGAATGCCCATGTTTGCCTGATCAATGCTACAGCAACTGGGACCGAGATCTTGAAAAACCTTGTCCTTCCTGGTAAAATGTTTCTGCATTCATGATTCAATCCTAATTGTGATGTTTTCAATGAATGAAGTCGACCCAAATGTCCTCATCAGGCATTGGAGCGTTCACTATTGTTGATGGTCACACGGTTTCTGGAGAAGATGTCGGAAACAAGTAAGAGGCATTTGAGTTTGCGGGTTGGATCATATTAGCGCCATTTGTCTGTTTGTTACAATTTCATCTTTCTTTGCAGCTTTTTCCTCAGCCCCGACAGTATTGGAAAGGTATGTGTGTTTATTAATAAGTGTATCAACAAATATGAAAGTGAGCCCTGACCTGAGTTTCTGTGTTGCAGAACAGAGCACAGGCTGCCACGGAGCTGCTCCAAGAACTCAACACTGACGTATCGGGCAATTTTGTGGAAGAGGTTCGTGTTGTTTGCAACTTATTGATATGTTAATGATGATGAAAATTCAGTCAGTTGTGTTGTCTCTCTGGTTTTTTAGAGTCCTGACATGCTGTTGGACTGTAATCCCGAGTTTTTCCATAGATTTAGCATTGTTATTGGTGTGCAGTTGCCTGAAAGGTATGaaatatagaaaatattttGCATCACTACAAATGAGTTCATTCGAAAATCCCTTTGAATCCAATTTAGGACTGCAAGACAAAAAATGACAGATCATATCTTTGAACAGCGCCGGTCTTTGTCTTTGTAACAATGTCCAATCACATGCTGTTGTCCCTAACTAAGCATTTGTTCCCCTTTTCCTCTCCTGAAACTAGCACGAGTCTGAGGCTGGGCTCCGTTCTGTGGAGCGCCTCAGTACCATTCCTGCTTTGTAAAACCTACGGGCTCATTGGCTACATGAGGCTGGTTGTGCAAGAGCACACAGGTGAGTTATATGCACGAACACATGGACTTTGATGACTTCATCATGGTACTATGACGAGGAGGATCGACTTCATAATGACATTGTTCTTCCTCACTTTGACGCGACCCGTGTTCTAGATTTTGCCCCGTTTATCTCCACAGTGATCGAGTCCCACCCCGACAATGCTTTGGAGGACCTGAGGTTAGACCGGCCCTTTGCTGAATTCAAGAAACACATTCATTCCTATGACCTCGAAAACATGGACAAAAAGGTTTGtagtgtgattttattttatttctgcttGACTGatagttttgtttatatttgctGCGCAGGATCACAGTCACACACCTTGGATTGTCATCGTGGCCAAATGTCTGGAAAAATGGCTCAGCGAGGTGCAGTACAGTTTCGGAACAGCACAGGTCTGTGTAACGATGTGCAATTACATGTCAGACTTTTATTTTCATACTCTTTTAGCAAGACTCGCAGCTCCCCAGAAATTACAAGGAGAAGGAAGCCTTCCGACAGATCATCCGGGAAGGTATTTGTCTTTCGCTTCGCGGCCGACATCCCCCACTTGACAAACTTGTTGTCTTTCTTTGCTTGACATCAGGGATCCTGAAGAATGACAAAGGTGTTTTGGAGGATGAAGAAAACTTTGATGAAGCAATCAAGAACGTCAACACGGCTTTAAATCCAACCCAGGTGTCAGTTGGGATCACCTACGAAAACCAATCccactttttaaaataaactcACAATATTTATGTCGCTTTCTTTTCCCCCAGATCCCGAGCGTTATCCAAGACCTCTTTGACGACGAACTATGTAACAACATAACATCACAGGTTTTATATTCTTCTCTTGCTCTTTATGAAATTGTACAAATATTCCCGCGTTAAACCTCAATCTACCGCTATTTGTTGGCAGACTTCGGCCTTTTGGGTCATGCTTCGAGCTGTAAAAGAATTTGTACACAACGAAGGCTGCGGCAGCCTCCCTCTGCGCGGGACCATCCCAGATATGATCGCTGACTCGCAGAAGTTTATCAATCTTCAGAATGTGTAAGAAAAAACACCATCCGGCCATTGATGCtttgtgtattttatgtttatgTTTTCCTCACAGTTACAGGGAAAAGGCCCTGGAGGACGCGGCGTCTGTTAGCACATACGTCGAAAGTCTGCTCCAGTCCGTCGGAAAGGTACGCAGCAATTCCAAATAATAATCGGCGCTATTCTCGCCGAACCGTAGCAACGAGAGTAACGTTGCTCGGATTGCATCCAGTTTCAAAATGTCTTCCATCGTTCATGCCTATGAGAATATTTTGGTCTCCCCAACAGGCACCTGAAAGTATCCCGGAAAAGGACATCAGGCTCTTCTGTAAGTTTGTCGGTTTTAATTTGTGATTTGTTTGCGCCAGCGCAGCTGATTGATCGTTGCTGCCTTTTGCAAATGTCGCCTTGTTATCCAGGCAAGAACGCTTCCTTCCTCCGCCTGGTGCGCTGCCGATCTCTAGCGGCAGAGTACAACGTGGATTCGGTCAACAGAGATGAAATCAGTAAGTTGGAGATgccttttttgtcttttattattatttatttacttcaAAGAATGTATCTTTGTATGCCATCGATGCATTGAGAATTCTAAAAAGTTCTTCTttcggccgctagagggcagatgttgcaattaccgtattttccggactataaggcgcacgggactataaggcgcaccttcaatgaatgacccattttaagactttgtccttatataaggcgcaccggactataaggcgcaccattaatgcatcatgtcagatttttaatccaaatcaaatcattctccatttcgtCTTTTTTACTTCAACTTCAGGCGCAACAAATTAACTtagaatcacaaaataatgatccatagtcgttttgattcatgattcatagtcttcagcgggccacttatgattgatttcatgacacaatgcttcgggctagtttagatttaggaatttagtccatatataaggcgcaccggactataaggcgcactgtcggcttttgagaaaagtttaggtttttaggtgcgccttatagtccggaaaatacggtaacttctGTAATTGTTTGTGTGACCAAACAGGCCCAAATTCTTCACCAAAATTAACTTGTCAAGATgagatggggttttttttgtgtgtgcgtagattgtatttttttgcaatCTTTAATTTGATAGCGTGTCACCTTAATTAACTGCAGTCCTTTATTGTTCATTATCAATATCCATTGGATTTCCCCCACAGCTTCATGCATGGACAATCCCGACAGCGAGATGGTCTTCTACCTCATGCTTCGAGCCGTCGATCGCTTCTACCAGCAGCACTCCCGCTACCCCGGTACTCGGCCGTTCAGTCTCGACGGCAAACCAAAGTTGCCATGGGATTTTGAACCATGTGTTTTTTTAGGAGTGTACAACTACCAAGTGGAAGAAGACATCAGCAAGCTGAAGCTGTGCGTCACCGGCCTGCTGCAGGAGTACAACCTCAACGTCAACATCAAGGACGATTACGTGCACGAGTTGTGAGTCCTCGCTGTAATTTCAGGGGTGGCGTCATgttttcaaatctttttttttttttccagctgtcGATACGGTGCAGCAGAGCCCCACACCGTTTCTGCATTCATGGGAGGTAATTTGGAAAGTTGAAATGCAGTCGTGGCTCGTTCCTCATGAACTTTGCTCCATCCGTTCAGGTTCAGCTGCTCAAGAAGCCATCAAGATCATCAGCCGGCAGTTTGTGCCGTTCAACAACACCTTCGTCTACAACGCAATGTCACAGACCTCTGCTACTCTACAGCTGTGAGCCAGGTACTGAACTCATTTGCAAAACTAAAGGGACATCCCTGGATTTGGTTGTTCTTgctgctgggtttttttttttccttcaaatatGTGCACTTAAAGGTTGATTCGGACAAAAGTATTTAAAGTTCCTCGAGGGGAGGAACTGCATGTCGACTCTTTGATTAGTTATTGTATTCATCCCACATGACTGCCAACATACACCTTAACTGTCTCAATCACTGCTTTCTGATGAGGACtttttctaaaaaaagaaaaaaaaaatggagctgtcaacatTTCTCTGTTGAGTCCAATGTTCTCCTCGTCCTTTGTAAATTCGAGCAAGATGATCGGCGTGCCGCAGCAAAGTCGTTCGTCTTGGTTTTCAACCGTAGATGGCGCACTTGCATTCCCCCCGGTTCAAACTCCATGGCTGGCCACTTGATTAGGTACACTCAGGCAATCATTCCAAatgtgatcctttttttttttttttttttatgtcccaGCTGAAATCACGTTGACATAGCTGCTGTCATTTTCAGTTCCGGATGATGTAAGATATCCGCGCGAAATGAAAACACCGCGCTGTGTCGtctactttaaaaaataaaaagatgtcgTCATCATCGAGCTCCATTGACAAAGAGCAACAaacaaactgtacaaaaacacaTGTACTGTGCACTACAACGTTATTTGACGTGACAATGATTCGGAAGAGGAGAGCTAAGATGGACTTCCCTTTATTTGCTTACTGTTTGTTCCGCTTCTACTCCACACTCGGCGCAAATAAAATCGACTACAAATATAAACGTTGTAGCTTCTTGTCTTTTTTAGCTTTCgtttaggagggggggggggtacagccTCCTTTCTCGCATCCATCTGCAATATTCTGGACATTCGAGCGCATTGTCTGAACTTGAAACCGTGTTGTCTTCAAGGAGCAGGAGAAGCCAGTTGATCCGTGTTGGTGCTTCAGAGCgggggggggaggggctgtTAATGCTAAAATCAATCCAAGTCTGCAAAAGCGCAacatggccggccggccgtgatTCTCGCTGGAAgcttaagcaataaaaagcaGAGGAAACAACATGACTCAGCTGCAAACATAAAAGGAAATCGTGCCGTAAAGAGGCGCCGCTCTCTCTCGAGACGACGAGGGGGACGAAAGGCGGCCGATTGTTTCCCCGATGGCTCGCCCGTTCGTCTCTGCTTCTTTCAGCCATTTGTCTGGCTGCCGTCCAACTCTACGTACACTTCAGACCTCGCCTCCTCGTGAGGCCCGAGCTGAATGCGAAGCAGTTCGCCAAGAGACGGCGGGAGCCCGGCATACTCGAAACCTCTCAGGGGTCGGGCCGAGGGCCTCTCCATTCTTCCTCCAAACGGATGGAGCTGCCAGATTGGAATGTGAAAGTACAATACCTACAGCCATCTGAAAATGAAGCACCAAACCAACGTCACTATAAATTCCCTCATTCGTACATTAAAGCCGCAAGAATGGCTTCacgaaaatgaaaaaatgttc
Coding sequences:
- the nae1 gene encoding NEDD8-activating enzyme E1 regulatory subunit, which gives rise to MAATKAAKEQKYDRQLRLWGDHGQEALENAHVCLINATATGTEILKNLVLPGIGAFTIVDGHTVSGEDVGNNFFLSPDSIGKNRAQAATELLQELNTDVSGNFVEESPDMLLDCNPEFFHRFSIVIGVQLPESTSLRLGSVLWSASVPFLLCKTYGLIGYMRLVVQEHTVIESHPDNALEDLRLDRPFAEFKKHIHSYDLENMDKKDHSHTPWIVIVAKCLEKWLSEQDSQLPRNYKEKEAFRQIIREGILKNDKGVLEDEENFDEAIKNVNTALNPTQIPSVIQDLFDDELCNNITSQTSAFWVMLRAVKEFVHNEGCGSLPLRGTIPDMIADSQKFINLQNVYREKALEDAASVSTYVESLLQSVGKAPESIPEKDIRLFCKNASFLRLVRCRSLAAEYNVDSVNRDEITSCMDNPDSEMVFYLMLRAVDRFYQQHSRYPGVYNYQVEEDISKLKLCVTGLLQEYNLNVNIKDDYVHEFCRYGAAEPHTVSAFMGGSAAQEAIKIISRQFVPFNNTFVYNAMSQTSATLQL